A DNA window from Arachis duranensis cultivar V14167 chromosome 3, aradu.V14167.gnm2.J7QH, whole genome shotgun sequence contains the following coding sequences:
- the LOC107477946 gene encoding uncharacterized protein LOC107477946 gives MSEYFVVPVFHHGGKFVRDSGGYMSYMDGDVFNSPISNDDEGRTAFDSYNEDTEYGEVEFKVGQMLPTMDVFKQALKDYFVYEGKDVIYIKNEKQRVRAACAGESCPWLILTSWNSANRCYQVKTLFNEHNCGRDFGSNLADRAWVTSKLVKRLLTQSDMKPKQAIEHMVEEYNVHVSTKMISRALKAAREVVLDNERAQYGKIRDYLMELHRSNPGSIALMEVIPQSESLPLFDRLYICMEACKKGFKEGCRPLIGLDECFLKGYYGGQLLSVVSQDANNHFYVVAFAVVPNECKDTWKWFLTLLAEDLGAVGQHGWNFISDQQKGLELAMKEVMPNAHHRNCVLHIWKNFIKYFKDQQTKQLLWECARQTTIQEFKVSMEKMKNINQGAWEYLQRFDPAVWAKAYFSHGPKVDNITNNMCEVWNAKIIEYRGRPILTMIDDLRCYVMRKMALHKKKLENHTGKLAPVQHKRLEEFIKPKASKWRAIWAGDSDRVLFEVHRQGHKVGVNLAQRTCTCNVWQLTGMPCRHAIAAMYKIGVNLEDFVHTWLTMDSIRATYAHTMKPVNSEEYWEPTDAPRPLPPPIK, from the exons GACTCATATAATGAAGACACTGAGTATGGTGAAGTGGAGTTTAAGGTTGGACAGATGCTTCCTACAATGGATGTATTCAAACAAGCTCTGAAAGACTATTTTGTTTATGAAGGTAAGGATGTTATATACATTAAGAATGAGAAGCAAAGAGTAAGGGCTGCATGTGCTGGAGAATCTTGTCCGTGGTTGATATTGACTTCTTGGAATAGTGCCAATAGGTGCTATCAAGTGAAAACTCTATTTAATGAGCATAACTGTGGAAGGGACTTTGGAAGCAACTTAGCTGACAGGGCCTGGGTTACATCCAAATTGGTGAAGAGGCTTCTAACACAGTCTGATATGAAGCCGAAACAGGCTATAGAACACATGGTTGAGGAATACAATGTCCATGTCAGTACAAAGATGATTAGCAGGGCATTGAAAGCTGCACGGGAGGTTGTATTAGACAATGAGAGAGCTCAGTATGGAAAAATTCGGGATTACCTGATGGAGTTACATAGAAGTAACCCTGGTTCAATAGCACTGATGGAGGTTATTCCTCAGTCTGAATCTCTCCCTCTGTTTGATCGGTTGTACATATGCATGGAAGCCTGTAAGAAGGGGTTCAAAGAGGGGTGCAGGCCTTTAATTGGATTAGACGAATGCTTTTTAAAAGGATATTATGGTGGACAACTATTAAGTGTAGTGAGTCAAGATGCAAACAACCACTTTTATGTGGTGGCCTTTGCAGTGGTACCGAATGAGTGCAAGGACACTTGGAAGTGGTTCCTGACTCTGTTGGCTGAAGACTTGGGAGCTGTTGGACAACATGGGTGGAACTTTATCTCAGATCAACAAAAA GGGCTGGAGTTGGCAATGAAGGAGGTCATGCCTAACGCACATCATAGGAATTGTGTACTTCACATTTGGAAGAACTTCATCAAATACTTCAAGGATCAGCAGACAAAGCAGCTTCTATGGGAATGTGCTAGGCAGACAACTATCCAGGAATTTAAAGTCTCAATGGAGAAAATGAAAAACATTAATCAGGGAGCATGGGAATACCTACAAAGGTTTGATCCAGCTGTGTGGGCAAAAGCTTATTTTAGCCATGGACCGAAAGTAGACAACATCACAAATAATATGTGCGAGGTGTGGAACGCGAAAATAATTGAGTATAGAGGAAGACCCATACTAACAATGATAGACGATCTGAGGTGTTATGTCATGAGGAAGATGGCACTACAcaagaaaaaattagaaaatcatactGGAAAACTAGCCCCAGTTCAGCACAAGAGGTTGGAAGAATTCATCAAGCCTAAAGCAAGTAAGTGGAGAGCTATTTGGGCAGGTGATAGTGATAGAGTCCTCTTTGAGGTTCATaggcaaggacacaaggttggGGTTAACCTTGCACAAAGAACATGCACCTGCAACGTTTGGCAGTTAACTG GCATGCCTTGTAGACATGCAATAGCAGCAATGTACAAAATTGGTGTGAATCTTGAAGACTTCGTGCACACGTGGCTAACAATGGACTCGATCAGAGCTACTTACGCCCACACAATGAAACCAGTAAATAGTGAGGAGTATTGGGAGCCCACTGATGCCCCAAGGCCATTGCCTCCACCAATCAAATGA